CAAGAAGTAGAAAACAATTGCTAGAAGTTCAGCTGAAGCAGAGTTTAGAAGCATGGCTTCGACTGTTGTAGAATTGACTTGGCTTACAGGATTATTCTCAGAGTTTGGTGTGAAGGTTACTCTGCCTATAGACCTACACTGTGACAGCAAAGCTGCAATTCAGATTACAGCTAATCCTATTCTCCATGAACGAACCAAACATATTGACATTGATTGTCACTTTGTGAGAGAAAAGATTGTACAAGGGTTGATCAAGACACATCATGTACCTACCGAAGAGCAACAAGCTGATTTGCTTACTAAGAGTCTTGGGAAAGCACAACACGACTATCTGATATCCAAGTTGGGGTTGAAGGGTCTGTTTCAACCATCAGCTTGAGGAAGGGTGTTAAAATGTTAGGTAGGGTGTTAGAAGGTACAGCTGGATGCCAGCTGTATTAAGTTAGTGAAGCATTAGTTAGCTAAGTAGACACTTAACTAATAGCttacttagtatatatatacatcaatgTACAGTGTATTAACTAATTTTAACAGAAAATGAAGAGAATCACTTTCTCCTCTGTATCTGCGTAACTGCTTCTTCATTTCCATAGTTCAGCAGCTCAATCTAGATCTAGGATTTCATCAAGCGAGTTATAATTTTAATATCCAATCGCTACGTCATGGTATGTGTTAGCTTTTCTAATCGAAAGATAGGAGATACATTTTAAGCTTGTAAATTTGTATTAAAGTTTATATATGATCTCAAAATTAGAAAAAGGTTATGGTGTACTTTGTGTTTGAGTTTAAATTCTATTCATTGATAGTGTATAAGGTATTTACACTATCAGATATTACATGATAATTACTGGTAAATTTTCTTAGTAGCATCAATTAGTAACTTATAAAAATAATTACTAACCTGCAACCAGCTTTTAGTAGCATGCTAAAATGGTGAGCACAAAATTAAGTCCAGTAGCAGAAACAGGCCACCTCATGGACACAATTGACTTTAGGAAAATTCAAAGAACTGACATACGAACGgttctttcaatttttttcactttttattttctttaaggACTGAACTAGGAACGTTCTCCTGAACGATACATTGAACTTCACCCCTCCAACTTTAggttaaaaataaattaaattaaatccaCCGACGCCCAATTCTTTAATACAAAATAATCATTACATGGAACCCATATATTGCCTTCCAATTCTAACTGACCAACTCTACGCCTTGACTGAACTCACCTCTCTTTAACACTGCACAATCTCCTCTCATCACCACCAATTTTCTCTTCCTATTtttatctcttttcctttttcgtATCCTCTTTTTTAGCTTCTCATTCTACTCTCGTTTAGCTAAATAATACTACCAAAAAATATGCAAATGATCAAGCCATTATTATTAGAGGGGGGAAAAGGAGGAAATCAAATTATGTCAATTCTTCAAGTTGATCAACTTGATCAATTAAGAGACATATTTTCAAGATTTGACATGGACGATGATGGTAGTCTCACACATTTAGAACTGGCTGCACTATTACGTTCGTTGGGGATAAAACCATCTGGGGATCAAATTCATGTTCTTTTAGCCAACATGGATTCTAATGGAAATGGAGCTGTGGAATTTGATGAACTTGTCAATGCCATTATGCCAGATTTAATTAATGGAGAAATATTAGAAAATCAGGGACAGCTTTTGGAAGTTTTTCGGTCGTTTGATCGAGATGGCAATGGTTATATTACGTTGGCGGAGTTGGCTGGATCAATGGCTAAAATGGGACAACCGTTGACGTATCGGGAACTAACTGAGATGATTAAAGAGGCTGATGTTGATGGAGATGGTGTTATTAGTTTTAATGAGTTTGCAACTGTTATGGCTAGGTCTGCTGCTGAATTTCTTGGCATCCCTATTTCATAACAATGGCGATGCTTTGATGGTTTAGTATTTGTATCAATCAGCTAAATGTACAAAATCTGATAATTGTCTTGGTATTAATGTTCTGATGACCATCTTAAAATGTgaatatttttgggctgttttGAGTCGATTAATGGGATATTCTTAGactttgttttattttatggCAAGTGAATATATtaaaagaagaatgatgacagaTTGTCAAATTAGAAAGACTATTAGCAATAATACAACGGAGTTTTGGAGGTAACAGGAATTATTTCGACAGTTCGTCGAACTGATCATTATAACTTGTAAAAAGTAAAAACATTTCACCAATGTAAGGTAATATACTTTCTAACACGGATCAGCTTGATGTGGAATCAATTACTCTATCAGAGGTTTTTTTAATTTTAGAGGATGGAGAATGCACAGCTCTTTCTAGTAATGCGCCATCAGCTTAACAAGCTAAACTTCCGACAAGAATAAAACCGTTTGTGATGTCCTTACCAGGTTTACATTTGCCATTTTCAGGGCAACTTcctaagaagaaaagaaagatgaaaaggaaaaagaggtaTCGAAAAATTGAAGCAGAATAGATAGAGAAATCCATTTGCTCATAGAGTAAAAAAGGGAATCACATACAAAGAATGTACAAACCAACTCCCAAGACCCCAGAAAGAAATATAGCTGGTCGGCTTTACCATTAAATAAGTCTTTAAAGCATGAAACAGATATTCAGACCAACCCTACAATTATACACTGTACAATCAAAAGCTCGATAGATGAGATGAGCCGGAACAAACCGAATGAAGATCATTTCTTGCAAGTCAAAGGATTTTCCTAGTGAGATCTTTAGCATCCTGTCTCTTGGCACCCATTGATTGACCAAAGAGCACGAGCTCTCTGCATAGCGCTCAAATGGGCACAAAGCAGTCAATCCAAGTAACATGAACTGATCCAGTAGAAATAAACCATTTATCTGGAATATCGTACATATTCATTCAGCAATGAATTAAAGTAATTCCTTAGCTCCATTTCAATTGGTCAGATAATAGAAATCTTTCAGTCCCTGTATCTACGCTTCTCTCTCTTAGCTTCTCTACGTTCTTTTTCTGAACCACCGTGACGAGAATGTCTACTAGGACTCCGAGAGTCTCTCCTATGTTTATGGTGCTTTGAGTGGCTTCTACTACTCTTTTCCTGAGATGATTTTTTCTTTCGTGACCTTGAACGATGACGGTCTTTATAATCTTCGGAAGAATGAGAAGAGGCAATCCCATCTGGACTGCTGCTTCTGTGAGCTCGCCTGCGCTTTCTATCAATTTCATCTTCTGATGAACCGCTACTCTTATTGTGGTGCTGATCTCCTTTAGCTTTTGCATATACATGTGCTTGAGTTTCCTTTTCAAACCTATATTTTTCAACATCATCCCTGTATCTTTCAGTTCCAGTTCCTCCGCGCCCATTTCTCTGAGAGTTGATATCTATCGTTCCTTCTCTACCCGATCTACCTTCTCGAGAGATGTTCTGATTGCTATTTCCTACTGCCAAAACTGGATCTAAAAAATCCGCATCAACAGTGTGGGAAGTGGATGATGTACCATTACCAGATTGGTTAATGCTCTTTGCTCCCAGATCTACCAGAACAGCATCCTTTTTTGATGGGTTACTGGTTTTGTTTTCTGGGAAAGGCATATCGACAGGAACCTCCAAACCTAGTTCTTTGCCCAATGATTCTAAGAAGTCACCAGCTATTAAGCGATTTAAAGTTGTATTAGCAGTTTCAACCTTCTTTTGAGGATCCTCTGCAACATTCTGATTGCTAGTTTCTGCTTCATCATCTGAATCGTCAGAGAATATAGCCTACAGATGAATATTGAACAATACGATAGGCTGTAAGCTTATGCAAAGCAGATAAAGCACATAAGGTAAATCAATTCATACTACTTGCTCAACAGCAGATTGATCTTACAATCTCTAAGAAAAGGACCCAACCCCATCCCACCACACACCAGGGAACAAAGCACATTAGATAATTGAATTCACACTACTCGCTCATTAGCAGATTGATCTTAAAAACGCTAAGAAAACCCAACCCCATCCCACTCCAACAACAgggaacaaaaaaaagaaaaaaaaatgaagaaaaaacatATCTGCTAGAAACAATACTAATGCAGTTGCAAAATGAACTACTACTTTTTAAAATAATCAATATCAGCAAAAAATCCTTCTTCAGGCAATGCACTAGGAACTGAACCAACTAATCCTAgcattagctaagttcatgagATTTTCCAACTTGATCCACAAAGCAGGGAGGAATTCCTGAGAACAATAGCCCCAATCAGAAAGCAATAGAACCCTCCACTCACCCATTCGTGGAACTAGAAATTGGGAAGAAAATAACCCATCCGAACCCTtcatcaatcaaagaaaaatgagagaagaaacATTCCACACTTATGATGAGATTCCATTGATACAGAGCCAATTCCAATAGACTTATTGGAGGGTCCCATTGGCGCGGGTAACAAACAAGGTTTGGAGAACAACCTAATTACGAAACTATCCCTTTTGACCTCCCTAAAAGTACCACCTATCCCTTTTGACCTCCCTAAAAACACTAAGTAATCAAAAGCACTAGTTTTTTCTAACCTAATCTAAAAGCACTAGTTTCTAACCTCATGTTTGTAACCTCGAGGTTACGATCCATCACATACATCTGATATACCGCCTCATCAAGGAGCAAGTAGAACCAGCTTATCGCAGATATATTATCGTTGTCCCAATAGCAAAATCAGTATTGTGAATATCCCAAATAAGAGAGAACTTAGCAAGAATACTCTCCTTTCAATAAGGAACTACAGTATACTTTAACAACTGATTTGGACAAGAAGACAAATACCTTGTACAAATCAACAGGCCTTTCAATATTTTCTGGTTCTGCCTCAACCTCAATTTCCTGGTCAAccattt
This DNA window, taken from Nicotiana tabacum cultivar K326 chromosome 4, ASM71507v2, whole genome shotgun sequence, encodes the following:
- the LOC107789034 gene encoding putative calcium-binding protein CML16, with protein sequence MQMIKPLLLEGGKGGNQIMSILQVDQLDQLRDIFSRFDMDDDGSLTHLELAALLRSLGIKPSGDQIHVLLANMDSNGNGAVEFDELVNAIMPDLINGEILENQGQLLEVFRSFDRDGNGYITLAELAGSMAKMGQPLTYRELTEMIKEADVDGDGVISFNEFATVMARSAAEFLGIPIS